In the Planctomycetota bacterium genome, TTTCCTCCTGACGCAGCGGGCTCGCCGAATGGCAGCCCGCTGCGTTAGTGCGCGCAGCGGGGTTCGCCCCCGCATCGGTTGATCTGTGCGTCCCATGCCGGCCATGCGGGTGATCGCACCGCCGGGATCGACGGCCGAGCTGGAAAGAAGTGCGATTTCACTTGAGCGCAGGCGTCGTGTCCGGTAACACTTCAGCACGGCCTGCGGGCCGATTGAGATCATGCTGAACCGAATCACATCCGTCGTCGCCGTTTCTGCCGCCATGCTGGCTGGCAGTCATGCCTCTGCCCAAGTCGTCGAGCTCGACTTCGAGCCGGACATTTCCGTCGGCCAGGGCTTCTTCCAGAACATCACGCTGCTCGGCACCATCGGCGTCCCCGGTGACCAGGACTTTGCGATCAACAACTTCACCACCAGCACGGCCACGGTGCAGCAGATCTTCATGCCGTTCTTCGGCAGCACCGTCATCACGACGGGCGGCACCGTCGGCAGCACGGCCGAGGCTGCGATGCTGATGCAAGGCGACGTGATCGACGCGACCACCGTCTTCGGCGGCCCCAACAGCTTCGTGGCGACTTTCGCTGACCAAGGCCTCGCCGCGGGCCAGTGGTACGACCCGACGGACCCGGTCACCGGCATCGCCGGCTTCAGCTTCGTCGACGGGCCCAACAC is a window encoding:
- a CDS encoding PEP-CTERM sorting domain-containing protein — encoded protein: MLNRITSVVAVSAAMLAGSHASAQVVELDFEPDISVGQGFFQNITLLGTIGVPGDQDFAINNFTTSTATVQQIFMPFFGSTVITTGGTVGSTAEAAMLMQGDVIDATTVFGGPNSFVATFADQGLAAGQWYDPTDPVTGIAGFSFVDGPNTHYGWVEVTVSPDNGGSITIDRAAYNLRPDVAVVVPEPTTLAGFALAGLGMLARRRR